A genome region from Maridesulfovibrio salexigens DSM 2638 includes the following:
- a CDS encoding CHASE2 domain-containing protein has protein sequence MLSVLKKIAGSDSFFLLLTGLAVSFLVAALYIFQPPILQFVDYKIYDQFMRSSPVGTKTNIPVIVDIDDESLAELGQWPWPRYRMALLLAKIQQAGALSTGLDILIGEPDRTSPATIQKSLREELGVTVHFKDLPQGLMDNDLVLADVLERGRFVLGFYFDFIEEQAPSLNDQPCFVKALPIAQIRAKGAPPLKDLTLSALDAICPLPVLAKASPLCGFYNSITDYDGVVRRVPLIITMNGKQYPSLALATLMKAMGRKNIIAKTSPIGIESIRVGKTTIPVDAKGQMLVRYRGGMEEFPYYRAKDILSGKVGEKELKGKIVFMGTSAAGLRDLRVTPFASDYPGVEVHATIVDNILTRDFLLKPDWVPGLELVLVMAAGIISMILLTWSRSMWMILPIAGMGAGIVYGSLHVFQEYNAYLTPMYALIALGTNFTLLTLIKFWREEGQKKFLQATFSSYLAPELIDEMFSNREMPELGGEAREITAYFTDIQSFSTFSEKLTAPQLVELLNEYLSVMTDILIEEKGTLDKYEGDAIIAFFGAPMDVPDHALRACRVAVKMQKAGIELREKWAKERQLPDEPDRNTKNFPEEQWAKGEKWPKVVHNMRTRIGVNSGEIVVGNMGSSMRMNYTMMGDAVNLAARLEEGAKQFGIFTAVSHFTLDQEVKVDGETHKILDLVEARLIDNIQVVGKNEPVRIYELVAMKGGLTESEEILFDLFAKAREEYVAQNWDKAIELYKEANKYELYDDTKFTPSDVFIKRAEEHKINPPVPEGELWDGVYRMTKK, from the coding sequence ATGCTGAGCGTACTAAAAAAAATAGCCGGTTCTGACTCATTCTTTCTACTGCTAACCGGGTTGGCTGTCTCTTTTCTGGTAGCAGCCCTCTATATTTTTCAGCCTCCGATCCTGCAATTTGTAGATTATAAAATCTATGACCAGTTTATGCGCTCCAGTCCTGTGGGCACTAAAACAAATATCCCGGTAATCGTTGATATTGATGATGAAAGCCTTGCCGAACTGGGCCAATGGCCGTGGCCCCGCTATCGTATGGCCCTGCTGCTGGCGAAAATTCAACAGGCCGGAGCACTCTCAACCGGACTTGATATTCTCATCGGGGAGCCGGACCGCACTTCACCAGCCACCATCCAAAAAAGTCTCCGTGAAGAACTGGGCGTAACAGTACACTTCAAAGATCTCCCCCAAGGGCTTATGGACAACGATCTTGTTTTAGCTGATGTGCTTGAACGCGGTCGTTTTGTACTTGGCTTCTATTTTGATTTTATTGAAGAACAGGCTCCATCTTTGAATGACCAGCCCTGCTTTGTTAAAGCGTTGCCCATTGCCCAGATCAGGGCTAAGGGAGCGCCTCCGCTTAAAGATTTGACCCTCAGCGCACTGGATGCAATCTGTCCGCTGCCTGTTCTGGCAAAAGCTTCACCTCTGTGCGGTTTCTATAATTCAATCACCGACTATGACGGAGTTGTCCGCCGGGTTCCGCTGATTATCACCATGAATGGCAAGCAATACCCAAGCCTCGCCCTCGCCACACTCATGAAGGCAATGGGCCGCAAGAACATAATTGCCAAAACAAGTCCTATCGGCATTGAATCCATCCGCGTCGGCAAAACGACCATACCAGTTGATGCCAAAGGGCAGATGCTGGTCCGTTACCGGGGCGGCATGGAAGAATTCCCCTACTACAGAGCCAAAGACATACTCAGCGGCAAAGTCGGGGAAAAAGAACTCAAAGGTAAAATCGTATTTATGGGTACCTCTGCCGCAGGACTGCGCGATTTGAGAGTTACTCCTTTTGCTTCGGACTATCCCGGAGTTGAGGTCCACGCCACCATAGTGGACAATATCCTGACCCGTGACTTCCTGCTCAAACCGGACTGGGTACCCGGTCTGGAACTGGTACTGGTCATGGCTGCGGGTATAATCTCCATGATTCTGCTGACATGGTCCCGCTCCATGTGGATGATCCTGCCAATCGCGGGAATGGGTGCCGGTATTGTTTACGGCTCACTGCATGTTTTTCAGGAATACAATGCATACCTTACACCCATGTATGCACTGATCGCACTGGGCACGAACTTCACCCTGCTGACTCTGATCAAATTCTGGCGAGAGGAAGGACAAAAAAAATTCCTGCAAGCCACCTTCTCATCATATCTGGCCCCGGAACTCATCGATGAGATGTTCAGCAACCGTGAAATGCCGGAACTCGGTGGTGAAGCGAGAGAAATCACAGCCTACTTTACCGATATCCAAAGTTTCTCAACCTTCTCCGAGAAGCTTACCGCACCGCAGTTGGTTGAACTGCTCAACGAATATCTCTCAGTAATGACCGACATTCTTATCGAGGAGAAAGGAACTCTTGATAAGTATGAAGGTGATGCAATTATCGCCTTTTTCGGAGCACCTATGGATGTACCGGACCACGCCCTTCGCGCCTGCCGTGTAGCAGTGAAAATGCAAAAGGCAGGAATAGAATTGCGCGAAAAGTGGGCCAAAGAAAGACAGCTACCCGATGAGCCGGACCGCAACACCAAAAATTTCCCCGAAGAGCAATGGGCCAAGGGCGAAAAATGGCCCAAGGTTGTACACAACATGCGTACCAGAATCGGGGTCAACTCCGGTGAAATCGTGGTCGGCAACATGGGTTCATCCATGCGTATGAACTACACCATGATGGGTGACGCTGTTAACCTCGCCGCCCGTCTGGAAGAAGGAGCCAAGCAATTCGGAATATTCACTGCGGTTTCGCATTTCACTCTTGATCAGGAAGTAAAAGTAGACGGAGAAACCCATAAGATTCTTGATCTCGTGGAAGCAAGGCTTATCGATAACATTCAGGTTGTCGGTAAAAATGAACCAGTGCGAATCTACGAACTGGTAGCCATGAAAGGCGGCCTCACCGAAAGCGAAGAAATCCTCTTCGACCTTTTCGCCAAGGCCCGTGAAGAGTACGTTGCCCAGAACTGGGACAAGGCTATCGAACTCTATAAAGAAGCCAACAAATACGAACTCTACGACGACACCAAATTCACCCCCTCAGATGTATTCATCAAGCGCGCCGAGGAACACAAGATCAATCCACCTGTCCCCGAAGGAGAACTTTGGGATGGGGTTTATCGGATGACTAAGAAGTAG
- a CDS encoding tetratricopeptide repeat protein codes for MSEKRPVSPKQESKQPEWIDTVPPKVKEVFINAVKAHSAEKYEEAVALYSMALSLLPDDPVLLGNLGVALRAQGKFKAAEACYRRAIAVKADSPGAWSNLGNVLRRLGQLKESIACHRRAIELDRKFIDAYYNLGLVLQDLGKLDESIRLFNHCLKFKPDDPRINWDKSLALLSNGDFINGFELYEYRWKRKELAPRHFRQPLWDGSPLNGKRIFIYHEQGFGDTLNFCRYLPLVAEAGGRVIFECQPELISLLEGMGGIEKIVSGGDKLPEFDFQSPLISLPRILKHDLKSIPRECPYLTAPAQAGFPVHVPEGTKFKIGIVWAGKPTHKNDHNRSVSIENFMPFAGLPGVTVYSLQKGPETKQREEFGCGVLVRDLGNGCEDFADTAKVMEQLDLIITVDTSVAHLAGALNIPVWVAIPYNPDWRWMRKRKDSPWYPSMTLFRQKKPGDWSFVFNNMLAALKQKLKS; via the coding sequence ATGAGCGAAAAAAGGCCCGTTTCCCCAAAGCAGGAAAGCAAGCAGCCTGAATGGATCGATACTGTTCCTCCTAAGGTGAAGGAAGTTTTCATTAATGCTGTGAAGGCGCATTCTGCTGAGAAATATGAAGAAGCTGTAGCACTCTATTCTATGGCTTTGAGTTTGCTGCCGGACGATCCTGTCCTTTTGGGTAATCTTGGGGTTGCTTTGCGGGCACAGGGTAAATTTAAGGCCGCAGAAGCGTGTTACCGCAGGGCAATTGCTGTTAAGGCGGATAGTCCCGGTGCATGGAGCAATCTGGGCAATGTCCTGCGCAGGTTGGGGCAGCTTAAAGAATCCATCGCTTGCCATCGCAGGGCAATTGAACTGGACCGCAAATTTATAGATGCTTATTACAATTTAGGATTGGTTTTACAGGATCTTGGAAAACTGGACGAATCAATTCGCCTTTTTAATCACTGCCTCAAGTTTAAGCCTGATGATCCCAGAATTAACTGGGATAAGTCATTGGCTTTATTATCCAACGGTGACTTCATAAACGGCTTTGAGCTTTATGAATACCGCTGGAAGCGTAAAGAGCTGGCTCCCCGCCATTTCCGTCAGCCTCTTTGGGATGGCTCCCCCTTAAACGGGAAAAGAATTTTCATTTATCATGAGCAGGGCTTCGGGGATACCTTGAACTTTTGCCGCTATCTTCCGCTTGTTGCCGAAGCCGGAGGTAGGGTTATTTTTGAGTGCCAGCCGGAATTGATTTCATTGCTGGAAGGAATGGGCGGTATTGAAAAAATTGTGAGTGGCGGTGATAAATTACCGGAATTTGATTTTCAGAGCCCGTTGATCAGTCTACCGAGGATTTTGAAACATGATCTGAAGTCCATTCCCCGTGAGTGTCCTTACCTCACTGCTCCGGCACAAGCAGGATTCCCGGTTCATGTCCCGGAAGGGACTAAATTTAAGATCGGCATTGTCTGGGCCGGTAAGCCGACCCATAAAAATGATCACAACCGCTCTGTGAGCATTGAAAACTTCATGCCCTTTGCCGGACTCCCCGGTGTTACTGTTTATTCCCTACAAAAGGGACCGGAAACAAAGCAACGCGAGGAGTTCGGCTGCGGAGTTCTGGTACGGGATCTCGGAAACGGCTGTGAGGATTTTGCAGATACGGCCAAGGTGATGGAGCAGCTGGATCTTATTATTACTGTGGATACTTCAGTTGCACATCTGGCCGGAGCTTTGAATATACCCGTGTGGGTGGCGATTCCCTACAACCCGGACTGGCGCTGGATGCGTAAGCGCAAGGATTCTCCCTGGTATCCCAGCATGACGCTTTTTCGTCAGAAAAAGCCGGGAGACTGGAGTTTTGTTTTTAACAACATGCTTGCGGCCCTGAAACAGAAACTAAAAAGTTAA
- a CDS encoding HlyD family type I secretion periplasmic adaptor subunit codes for MNSMSPEYSGEVKGASHFFLFLCIVMCLAFLGWACYFQLDIVSQAEGEVIPSSRVKPVQHLEGGIIMKINVREGEMVAKGQELVVLEATASDSTVDELEVRVTSLRVNIARLSAEDQGLKAPDYPKDIYEKFPALIERSLKLFQTRKARVESDLLSEREKIKQREQDIKQITSRQRNSRNSLKLLREQIKISAGLLEDGLTSRYKHLGFLKEESKLKSSIEEDSAKLAKARSALAQAKADIGEIRNSYLASVREELQEARREFDELSQRLRKFEDNLNRTIIRSPVDGVVKTLYVVSVGEVVRPGMTIMDIVPAGDKLVIEARLPISDIGYVKDGQKAVVKLASSDAARFGNIDGKVVNISPDADSTDRGLTFYRVRIETDKDFFEHDGNYYKLFPGIRVIAGIHIGTRSVMEYILEPFMGSMSYAMRER; via the coding sequence ATGAACAGCATGAGCCCGGAATACTCCGGTGAGGTAAAGGGCGCCAGCCATTTCTTCCTTTTCCTGTGTATAGTCATGTGCCTCGCCTTTCTGGGGTGGGCCTGCTACTTTCAGCTGGATATTGTCAGTCAGGCCGAGGGAGAGGTTATTCCCAGCTCAAGGGTTAAGCCTGTTCAGCACCTTGAAGGCGGCATTATCATGAAGATTAATGTTCGCGAAGGGGAGATGGTGGCAAAGGGACAGGAGCTTGTCGTTCTGGAAGCAACTGCCAGCGATTCCACTGTTGATGAACTTGAGGTTCGCGTAACTTCCCTGCGGGTGAATATTGCCCGCCTGTCTGCCGAGGATCAAGGGCTTAAGGCTCCGGATTACCCCAAAGATATTTACGAAAAATTTCCGGCTTTGATTGAGCGGTCCCTGAAATTATTTCAGACTCGTAAGGCCCGTGTGGAAAGTGACTTGCTTTCCGAGCGGGAAAAGATCAAGCAGCGCGAACAGGATATCAAACAGATAACTTCACGGCAGCGCAACTCACGGAACAGCCTTAAGCTTTTGCGTGAACAGATTAAAATCAGTGCCGGGTTGCTGGAAGACGGGCTGACCTCGCGTTACAAGCATCTCGGTTTTCTTAAAGAAGAGTCAAAGCTGAAAAGTTCTATTGAAGAGGATTCAGCGAAACTTGCCAAGGCCCGTTCTGCGTTGGCGCAGGCTAAGGCTGATATCGGGGAGATCAGAAACTCCTATCTGGCTTCGGTGCGTGAGGAACTTCAGGAAGCTCGCAGGGAATTTGACGAGCTATCCCAACGTCTAAGAAAATTTGAGGATAACCTAAATCGCACCATAATTCGTTCTCCGGTGGATGGGGTGGTTAAGACCCTGTACGTGGTCAGCGTAGGTGAAGTTGTGCGTCCCGGTATGACTATCATGGATATTGTTCCTGCCGGGGATAAGCTGGTCATTGAAGCGCGTTTGCCTATCAGTGATATCGGTTACGTTAAGGACGGACAGAAGGCGGTGGTTAAGCTGGCTTCAAGCGATGCAGCACGGTTTGGCAATATTGACGGTAAGGTTGTTAACATCAGCCCGGACGCTGACTCAACTGACCGCGGATTGACCTTCTACAGAGTGCGTATTGAGACTGATAAGGATTTCTTTGAACACGATGGAAATTACTACAAACTTTTTCCCGGCATACGGGTAATTGCCGGAATTCATATTGGAACCCGTTCGGTGATGGAATATATTCTGGAACCGTTTATGGGCTCCATGAGCTATGCCATGAGGGAACGATGA
- a CDS encoding TolC family protein yields MVKAIKVSILSLALCLLAGAFSIASAQQEMAPMNPDQADGKPYLRAILNDLLSTHDRIKAAEARVESAEHLVSQSWSGWTPAFDVSVEGGREEIDKPGGGTNKGRNEQRIQATQLLWDFGGVNSDIDSSKALLNEYKAVLEQTRQELMIQGVEAYLGLIRARETLKYAIQSEESMKRLSGMEETLVKRGAGLSYKELQIKAQLAGATSYRVTVERSLQTARNRFKAVYGFPIAIDEIEKMVPVAMPASYMPASLDDAITQAQAQNPMLLQLKFSKERLSHDVDVQEATLYPKFEFVLEGKRREQDQGASGVRTENKATFQVGYSGFSGLYEYEATQSAKANLREIRKQTLDVRRTVEENVRNAWLELMTLRKNAELYRTQANITAEFLELIKKKRATGEQVELLDILVGERDYSTATSASVTADIDNIIFAYKLLYEMGMMNIDVFK; encoded by the coding sequence GTGGTGAAAGCAATTAAGGTTTCTATTTTGAGTTTGGCACTCTGCCTGCTGGCAGGGGCATTCAGTATTGCTTCGGCACAGCAGGAAATGGCTCCCATGAACCCTGATCAGGCTGACGGTAAGCCTTACCTCAGAGCAATCCTCAATGACCTCCTCTCCACACATGACCGCATCAAGGCTGCTGAAGCACGTGTTGAATCCGCAGAACACCTTGTCTCCCAAAGTTGGTCCGGATGGACTCCAGCTTTTGATGTTTCCGTAGAAGGCGGACGCGAAGAAATCGACAAGCCCGGGGGCGGTACCAACAAAGGCCGTAACGAACAAAGGATTCAGGCGACCCAGCTTCTTTGGGATTTCGGCGGCGTGAATAGCGATATAGACAGCAGCAAAGCCTTGCTGAATGAATACAAGGCTGTTCTTGAACAGACCCGTCAGGAATTGATGATTCAGGGTGTTGAAGCTTATCTCGGTCTGATCCGGGCAAGGGAAACCCTTAAGTACGCCATTCAGTCCGAAGAGAGTATGAAACGCCTTTCCGGTATGGAAGAAACTTTGGTTAAGCGCGGAGCAGGTCTTTCTTACAAGGAACTCCAGATCAAGGCTCAGCTTGCCGGGGCGACTTCATACAGGGTTACAGTTGAGCGCTCCCTCCAGACTGCACGCAACCGTTTTAAGGCTGTTTACGGTTTCCCCATTGCCATAGATGAAATTGAAAAGATGGTTCCGGTGGCCATGCCTGCCAGCTATATGCCTGCATCCCTTGATGATGCCATCACTCAGGCACAGGCCCAGAACCCTATGTTGTTACAGCTTAAATTTTCCAAGGAAAGGCTTTCCCACGATGTTGATGTGCAGGAAGCCACCCTTTACCCCAAGTTCGAATTCGTGCTTGAAGGTAAGAGAAGGGAGCAGGATCAGGGTGCCAGTGGTGTAAGAACCGAGAATAAGGCAACCTTTCAGGTTGGCTACTCCGGTTTTTCCGGCCTGTATGAATACGAGGCCACTCAGTCCGCCAAGGCCAATCTGCGCGAAATCCGCAAGCAGACCCTTGATGTGCGCCGCACTGTTGAGGAAAATGTCCGTAATGCATGGCTTGAGCTTATGACTCTGCGTAAGAATGCTGAGCTTTACAGGACTCAGGCTAACATTACTGCGGAATTCCTTGAGCTGATCAAGAAAAAGAGAGCCACAGGTGAACAGGTGGAACTGCTTGATATCCTTGTCGGTGAAAGGGATTACTCCACAGCCACCAGTGCCAGCGTTACTGCCGACATTGATAACATTATCTTTGCCTACAAGCTTCTCTATGAAATGGGCATGATGAACATTGATGTTTTCAAATAA
- a CDS encoding chemotaxis protein, whose amino-acid sequence MTGSKILLESGTNEVELLELYLDEGSGDSYKRWSFGLNVAKVKKIVREADLKNFSGHKKEGSVSRVSSSIDTKSPLVLGMFEFMGTVIPLIDLSGWLRMEPVSKDRRMVLVTEFNEVVSAFLVSGVNRIHRVSWSELESLQGNMAKYAEGTIIGTVKLTDPDRILQVLDLEQAMEDLNPDRDKAALEEVEESVECVYQAICADDSRSMRNLVKNSLERGGFEVDAYPNGLEIWKALQEISAKVSKTGLHVSEFVQLIVSDIEMPGMDGHALTKRIKEDPNLRDLTVYLFSSLITEELLHKGDAVGANRQYSKPQIATLVKQARVDLDDIYKCKG is encoded by the coding sequence ATGACGGGGAGTAAAATTCTGCTTGAGTCCGGAACCAATGAAGTTGAGCTTCTGGAACTTTACCTTGATGAGGGTAGCGGCGATTCATACAAGCGTTGGTCATTCGGCCTGAACGTAGCCAAAGTTAAGAAGATAGTCCGCGAAGCAGATCTGAAAAATTTTTCCGGACACAAGAAGGAAGGATCTGTTTCAAGAGTTTCGTCCTCTATTGATACCAAGAGTCCTCTGGTTCTGGGAATGTTTGAGTTTATGGGGACTGTCATTCCTCTCATTGACCTTAGCGGTTGGCTGCGTATGGAACCTGTTTCCAAAGACCGGCGTATGGTTTTGGTTACTGAGTTTAATGAAGTTGTAAGTGCTTTTCTCGTTTCCGGGGTTAACCGTATTCACCGTGTCAGTTGGAGTGAGCTTGAATCACTGCAAGGCAACATGGCTAAATATGCTGAAGGCACCATCATCGGCACAGTAAAGCTTACCGATCCTGACCGCATCCTGCAGGTGCTAGATCTTGAGCAGGCCATGGAAGATTTGAATCCTGACCGTGACAAGGCAGCTCTTGAAGAAGTGGAAGAGTCTGTAGAATGCGTTTATCAGGCTATCTGTGCTGACGATTCGCGTTCCATGCGAAATCTGGTGAAAAATTCACTTGAGCGGGGCGGGTTTGAAGTTGATGCTTACCCGAACGGGCTTGAAATCTGGAAGGCTCTTCAAGAAATTTCTGCTAAAGTATCCAAAACCGGACTTCATGTGTCCGAATTCGTACAGCTGATTGTCTCGGACATTGAAATGCCGGGAATGGACGGTCACGCTCTGACTAAGCGTATCAAAGAAGACCCAAATTTGCGGGATCTGACCGTTTATCTTTTCTCATCTCTTATTACTGAAGAGTTACTGCATAAAGGTGATGCAGTCGGAGCGAACCGCCAGTACTCCAAGCCACAGATTGCCACACTGGTAAAGCAGGCGCGGGTGGACCTGGATGATATTTATAAATGTAAAGGCTAA
- a CDS encoding ATP-binding cassette domain-containing protein has translation MRELLRRLSLHPFLAFEICLASFFINLLSLASPIFVIQVLNRYVGYGFDGTLITLTVGMLIAGVLNHAFTVVRVRLASAVNVGPDRVLSETVLGCLARAKMSTLGRIPPARIHELMSGIQVVQSGYDASVICSVLDMPFLILFVGATFFLSPVLALITILAIACSMLAGWLNIRRGKRMNDAMRNESVVHRGNLANAISGADTVRAFGGRGYLTGVFQAQMDKLQQIKRDMVQSGTRGQAVLQSIAMLLRVMVYAVGAREVVAGSMSTGGLIGASILSGKALAVSASFMKSRAMIAQAGQMMQSLHEFVRQPLESETGTELKDYRGAIEIKDLGFAYPGSTGPLFEGLDVNIEPGNIVIVTGHNGAGKTSLVRLLLGLIDPGRGQILAGGVDVRQLSAPWWRKQVMYLPQEPTFLNASIRENICLNAPGMDDDRLNRVVEIAGLKKYLDTSVQGLEAQVVNGGAELAVGIRRRLALARALSVQGAVAVLDEPAEGFDIEGLRAMDMIIQSMVKVKKTMIIVSQDMRLMQRADIIIDLGNKPKPNVLHPKKDAAPKETEAPKSGGVQ, from the coding sequence ATGAGAGAGTTGTTGAGGAGATTATCGCTACATCCGTTTTTGGCATTCGAGATCTGCCTCGCGTCTTTTTTTATCAATTTACTTTCCCTTGCTTCTCCCATCTTCGTAATTCAGGTCCTGAATCGTTACGTTGGTTACGGTTTTGACGGAACTCTGATTACACTCACCGTCGGAATGCTAATTGCCGGGGTTTTGAATCATGCTTTTACCGTGGTTCGGGTCCGTCTGGCCTCGGCTGTCAATGTGGGGCCTGATCGAGTGCTTTCCGAGACTGTACTGGGCTGCCTTGCTCGGGCCAAAATGAGTACTCTGGGCAGGATTCCCCCGGCTCGTATTCATGAGCTTATGAGCGGGATACAGGTTGTACAGTCCGGCTATGACGCATCAGTTATCTGCTCTGTTTTGGACATGCCTTTCTTGATCCTTTTTGTCGGGGCTACCTTTTTTCTCAGTCCGGTGTTGGCTCTGATCACCATTCTGGCGATAGCATGTTCCATGCTTGCGGGATGGCTGAATATTCGCCGAGGTAAGCGGATGAACGATGCCATGCGTAATGAATCTGTGGTCCATCGCGGCAACCTTGCCAATGCTATCAGCGGTGCTGATACTGTCCGCGCATTCGGCGGGCGCGGGTATCTGACCGGAGTTTTTCAGGCCCAGATGGATAAACTGCAACAGATCAAGCGGGATATGGTCCAGAGCGGAACCCGTGGACAGGCTGTCTTGCAGAGTATCGCCATGTTATTGCGGGTGATGGTTTATGCTGTGGGCGCACGCGAAGTTGTTGCCGGATCAATGAGTACCGGTGGATTAATCGGGGCTTCCATTCTTTCCGGCAAGGCTCTGGCTGTATCTGCATCCTTTATGAAATCACGGGCCATGATCGCTCAGGCCGGACAAATGATGCAGTCCTTACATGAATTCGTCCGTCAGCCACTTGAGTCCGAAACTGGGACAGAACTCAAGGATTACCGTGGCGCAATCGAAATCAAAGATCTCGGTTTTGCATACCCCGGTTCTACCGGACCTTTATTTGAAGGACTGGATGTAAATATTGAGCCGGGGAATATTGTAATTGTTACCGGACATAACGGTGCAGGCAAAACATCACTTGTGCGTTTGTTGCTGGGGCTTATAGATCCCGGACGGGGACAGATTCTTGCGGGTGGTGTTGATGTCCGTCAGCTCTCTGCTCCTTGGTGGCGCAAGCAGGTTATGTACCTGCCGCAGGAACCGACCTTTCTGAATGCATCTATCAGGGAAAATATATGTCTGAATGCTCCGGGCATGGATGACGATAGGTTGAATCGGGTTGTGGAAATTGCAGGACTTAAGAAATATCTTGATACCAGTGTTCAGGGACTGGAGGCCCAAGTGGTTAACGGCGGAGCTGAATTGGCAGTCGGCATCAGACGCAGGCTTGCCCTTGCCCGCGCTCTTTCCGTGCAGGGGGCTGTGGCTGTGCTTGATGAACCTGCCGAGGGTTTTGATATCGAAGGTTTACGGGCCATGGACATGATTATCCAGAGCATGGTCAAGGTGAAGAAAACCATGATTATTGTTTCACAGGATATGCGTCTCATGCAGCGCGCGGATATCATTATCGATCTTGGAAACAAGCCGAAACCAAATGTTCTACACCCTAAAAAGGATGCCGCGCCGAAGGAAACTGAAGCACCCAAAAGCGGGGGTGTGCAATGA
- a CDS encoding AAA family ATPase, translated as MKLLIENFYNIKHAELDFKKFNILIGPQAAGKSLIAKVMYLFEEIYTIQSSLNYSEDEFKKHLPKLDELFKSIFETQQLQQDFSLFLSICPDVGWKISTKGLQTLNINQIKKEKFPDEESIDLINQVRELFKKNKQEKGLQITNDSIEKIVDLAQSELSKYGSERHLFIPASRSLVSIIADNTFWLSSNNVELLLNRFGQVYTKQLAYETADKCSYSCPPLKSIIKGEIIKTTPNKYIIINKDRKVTLSNASSGQQSTIPILIALNKLENSAIQTTYIEEPEAHIFPDAQNLLTRYIAEIHNQTGTNITLTTHSPYLLTTVNTLIYANTVASQSEEKAAKVREIIPESEWLKAEDVAAYMVNEDGTVESIFDEEEGLIVADAIDDISDVIGSKYNELLDIEFDEEEQDD; from the coding sequence ATGAAATTACTGATCGAGAATTTTTACAATATCAAGCACGCCGAACTGGATTTCAAAAAATTCAACATACTGATCGGCCCGCAGGCTGCGGGAAAGAGTTTGATTGCGAAGGTAATGTATTTATTTGAAGAAATATACACTATTCAAAGTTCTTTGAATTATTCTGAAGATGAATTCAAAAAACATCTCCCCAAATTAGACGAATTATTTAAATCGATATTTGAGACACAACAGCTTCAACAAGATTTCTCTCTTTTTTTAAGCATTTGCCCAGATGTTGGCTGGAAAATTAGTACAAAAGGACTTCAAACTCTAAATATTAACCAGATCAAAAAAGAAAAATTCCCCGATGAAGAAAGCATTGACCTCATCAATCAAGTGAGGGAATTATTTAAGAAAAACAAACAGGAAAAAGGCTTACAAATAACCAACGATAGTATAGAAAAAATTGTTGATTTGGCACAATCAGAACTATCTAAATATGGTTCAGAAAGACACTTATTCATACCAGCTTCTCGATCATTGGTAAGCATCATTGCTGACAACACATTTTGGTTAAGCTCAAACAATGTTGAATTGTTATTGAATCGTTTTGGTCAAGTCTATACTAAGCAATTAGCATACGAAACGGCTGATAAGTGTTCGTATTCATGCCCTCCTTTGAAATCAATCATCAAAGGCGAAATAATCAAAACAACCCCCAATAAATATATTATCATCAACAAAGACCGCAAAGTAACTTTAAGTAATGCTTCTTCTGGACAACAGTCCACAATACCTATTTTAATTGCACTTAATAAACTAGAAAATTCTGCCATACAAACAACATACATCGAAGAACCAGAAGCACACATATTCCCAGATGCCCAAAACCTGCTGACCCGATACATAGCCGAAATACACAACCAGACAGGAACTAACATAACGTTAACAACACACAGCCCTTATCTGCTGACAACAGTAAATACTCTTATTTACGCTAATACCGTAGCCTCTCAAAGTGAAGAAAAGGCAGCTAAAGTAAGGGAAATCATTCCTGAAAGTGAATGGTTAAAAGCAGAAGATGTAGCTGCATACATGGTGAACGAAGACGGGACTGTAGAATCAATCTTTGACGAGGAAGAAGGATTGATTGTGGCAGACGCAATCGACGATATTTCCGATGTAATCGGCAGCAAATACAACGAGCTTCTGGACATTGAATTCGACGAAGAGGAACAGGATGACTAA